In the Helianthus annuus cultivar XRQ/B chromosome 11, HanXRQr2.0-SUNRISE, whole genome shotgun sequence genome, one interval contains:
- the LOC110897674 gene encoding uncharacterized protein LOC110897674 translates to MSKRKIYVSSSVSNNTGMENISSDATTFLPTNPTSNVTSAVIPIVTQDQAKQSQKIRKLLLDNKRCNLHGCPSESVNTNVTTNDSIIIPSAKSTPNGIANVTATPPFIPRTVIPSFTQDHEKQSRKIRKLILDNKRCNLHGCPSDSVNTNATTNDSINTPDNSQLREVILDNKKSDTTPIISYTNINLPTSSPTESTPNVIANVTATTPFMPSNVSCITNNVTQPTDCTPGHISFNLTSFTGSSSMLRNSSLERLSSGKRKLISTPRITSPIPIMDFNTEEIIDQDPFKGLSKDYLDHGDQCVTCEVCNAKLWNAEKGRGRRKDGKMCYFLCCSYGIVELPDYKDARGSYRILFSNKNKESKHFLKSIRRYNSMFAFTSMGGKVDSTVNRGNAPFCFRISGENYHTIGSLMPNNGAQPKFCQLYIYDTENELSNRQAIFSRSEDASSSYSATLDRKLIEHIKDVLDNDNELVKTYRRVRDSLQDSPHVNLKLRLIGTREKDGRTYNLPTAGEIAALIVGDIENVIDNRDIVVETQTGTLKRISELHPSYLALQYPILFPYGDDGYRIDIPHRGVIDVVNKKRTNCTMREFFAYRMQDRRNQFSLILNSKRLFQQFLVDAYTMIESERLSYIRYQQKDLRSDTYESLRKLKTHGQDDISKAGKHIFLPSSFTGGARYMMQNYLDAMALCKCFGYPDFFITITCNPKWPEVQRFLKDTNLSPEDRPDILSRLFKIKLDSICKDLKKNHLFGKASAVVYTIEFQKRGLPHAHLCLFMEPESKLPTVDHVDAFICAEIPDRNQDPELFMLVKEYMIHGPCGNARLSSPCMVDRKCSKGFPKDFQDHTTLDSNGFPLYRRRNNGAFVVKNIIDLDNRSVVPYNKKLLKRYQAHINVEWCNQAASIKYLFKYINKGPDRATIAVVQSDNQSEEQVQDEIKEYYDCRYISACEASWRIFANEVHYRRPSVMRLPFHLPGQQPVVFGPDEDINYVINKPSVKSSMFLSWMERNKDPNDTLARTLTYVQFPNFYVWKLDKRVWEPRQRKTAIGRIHSVPPSLVNGHVYDTYRDACYALGLLDEDSEYVEAIKEASLSGSASYIRNLFCTMLLSGSLSRPEVVWESSWKYMTDDFLYRLQKYHRVTALSIPEHQLKNYALCEIEKFLLRNYSSLRRFQTMPFPNMSSSGSSDSRLIYEERAYDTTHLGNLYDSQLTMLTDEQRSVFEEIMAAVNGDNGGIFFLYGYGGTGKTFLWKTLSAAIRSKGQIVLNVASSGIASLLLDGGRTAHSRFNIPLNLTEDSVCNIKPESDVSKLLHETKLIIWDEAPMVHKHAFEALDRTMNDVFNIDPSLNSDIWFGGKVIVFGGDFRQILPVVPNGGRQEIVNASLCSSYLWSKCKLLRLTRNMRLTVGRSTADIEEINSFAKWLLDLGEGNVGGPNDGEATIQIPQDLLITDESDPIASLIDFVYPSILQNIKNHNYFSERAILAPKNDVVHEINDRLLSMFPGEEREYLSSDSLCPTEDVNATQQRIYSPDVLNGLKISGLPNHRLVLKVGVPVMLLRNIDQRNGLCNGTRLQVKKLYNRVIEAEIISGANIGTSTYIPRINLIPSDKKIPFAFQMRQFPLAGENKR, encoded by the exons ATGTCTAAAAGAAAAATTTACGTCTCTTCATCTGTATCTAATAACACCGGAATGGAAAACATTTCAAGCG ATGCTACAACTTTTCTACCTACTAATCCAACCTCCAATGTTACATCTG CTGTTATCCCCATTGTTACTCAAGATCAGGCAAAACAGAGTCAGAAAATAAGGAAATTATTATTGGATAACAAGAGGTGTAATTTACATGGATGTCCATCAGAATCTGTCAATACTAATGTCACAACCAATGATTCGATAATAATTCCGTCTG CCAAGTCAACTCCAAATGGCATCGCTAATGTTACAGCAACCCCACCATTCATTCCAAGAA CTGTTATCCCCAGTTTTACTCAAGATCATGAAAAACAGAGTCGGAAAATAAGGAAATTAATATTGGATAACAAGAGGTGTAACTTACATGGATGTCCATCAGATTCTGTCAATACTAATGCTACAACAAATGATTCGATAAATACTCCTG ATAACAGCCAATTAAGGGAAGTAATTTTGGATAATAAAAAATCTGATACGACACCCATCATATCATACACCAATATAAATTTACCGACTTCTTCTCCAACTGAGTCAACTCCAAATGTCATCGCTAATGTTACAGCAACCACACCATTCATGCCAA GTAATGTTAGTTGTATTACGAACAATGTCACTCAACCAACAGACTGTACTCCGGGTCATATTTCTTTTAACCTGACATCATTCACCGGCTCTTCCAGTATGCTTCGAAATTCATCTTTGGAAAGGTTGTCATCCGGAAAACGAAAGTTAATTAGCACACCACGAATTACATCTCCAATACCAATTATGGATTTCAATACAGAGGAAATCATAGATCAAGATCCATTCAAGGGTCTTTCAAAAG ATTATTTGGATCATGGTGACCAATGTGTTACCTGTGAAGTATGTAATGCAAAGTTATGGAATGCAGAAaaaggaagaggaagaagaaaggatGGAAAAATGTGTTATTTCTTATGTTGTTCTTACGGCATAGTAGAGCTTCCAGATTACAAAGATGCCAGAGGAAGTTATCGGATCCTATTTAGTAACAAAAATAAGGAAAGCAAGCACTTTTTGAAAAGTATTCGCCGTTACAATTCCATGTTCGCATTTACTTCAATGGGTGGTAAGGTTGACTCAACAGTTAACAGAGGCAATGCTCCTTTTTGCTTTAGAATTAGTGGAGAAAATTATCATACAATTGGAAGTCTTATGCCAAACAACGGAGCGCAACCAAAATTTTGCCAACTATACATATACGATACTGAGAACGAACTTTCAAACAGGCAAGCGATATTTAG TCGTTCAGAGGATGCATCGTCTTCTTATTCTGCTACTCTTGACCGTAAGTTAATAGAACATATAAAAGATGTTTTAGATAACGACAATGAGTTGGTCAAAACTTACAGAAGAGTTAGGGATTCTCTTCAAGACAGCCCTCATGTAAATTTGAAGCTTCGCCTAATCGGAACAAGAGAAAAAGATGGTCGGACGTATAACTTACCAACGGCGGGTGAGATTGCCGCTCTCATTGTTGGAGATATTGAAAATGTAATTGACAATAGAGATATTGTTGTTGAGACTCAAACTGGTACACTGAAGAGAATTAGTGAGTTGCATCCGTCATATCTCGCACTACAGTATCCGATTTTGTTTCCGTACGGAGATGATGGCTACAGAATTGATATCCCTCACAGAGGTGTCATTGATGTTGTTAATAAGAAACGTACAAATTGTACTATGAGAGAGTTCTTTGCTTATCGTATGCAGGATCGGAGAAATCAGTTTTCGTTAATCTTGAATTCTAAGAGGCTATTCCAGCAGTTCTTGGTTGATGCTTATACTATGATAGAGAGCGAGAGACTTAGCTATATACGATATCAACAGAAAGATCTTAGGTCTGACACATATGAAAGCCTCCGTAAATTAAAAACACACGGTCAAGATGATATATCTAAGGCTGGAAAACATATCTTCTTGCCATCTTCTTTTACTGGTGGAGCACgatatatgatgcaaaactaTTTAGACGCTATGGCTCTGTGTAAATGCTTTGGTTATCCGGATTTTTTTATAACCATAACATGCAATCCCAAATGGCCAGAAGTTCAACGCTTTCTCAAAGACACCAATCTCAGTCCGGAAGATAGGCCTGATATCCTTTCCAGACTGTTCAAAATTAAGCTTGATTCAATTTGCAAAGATTTAAAAAAGAATCATCTATTTGGCAAAGCTTCAGCAG TTGTTTACACAATCGAGTTTCAAAAACGTGGTTTGCCTCATGCCCATTTATGCTTATTCATGGAGCCTGAATCGAAATTACCTACGGTGGACCATGTTGATGCATTTATATGCGCAGAAATACCAGACAGAAATCAAGATCCAGAATTATTCATGCTTGTGAAAGAATATATGATACACGGTCCATGTGGTAATGCTAGGTTGAGCTCTCCATGTATGGTTGATAGGAAGTGTTCAAAAGGATTTCCCAAAGACTTTCAAGATCATACTACACTAGATTCAAACGGGTTTCCATTATACAGAAGGAGAAACAATGGCGCttttgttgtgaaaaatataATTGACCTTGATAACAGAAGTGTAGTACCGTACAACAAAAAATTATTGAAAAGGTATCAAGCTCATATAAATGTTGAATGGTGCAATCAGGCCGCTTCGATAAAGTATCTGTTTAAATACATTAATAAAGGGCCTGATAGAGCCACTATAGCTGTTGTGCAAAGCGATAATCAATCTGAAGAACAAGTACAAGACGAGATAAAAGAGTATTACGATTGTCGGTATATATCAGCTTGCGAAGCATCTTGGAGGATATTTGCCAATGAAGTACATTATAGAAGACCTTCTGTTATGAGGCTTCCGTTCCATCTACCTGGCCAACAACCTGTTGTTTTCGGCCCTGACGAGGATATTAACTATGTTATAAACAAACCATCTGTTAAATCTTCAATGTTTCTCTCATGGATGGAACGGAATAAAGACCCAAATGACACGTTGGCCCGTACACTTACATATGTTCAGTTCCCCAATTTTTATGTTTGGAAGCTTGATAAGCGAGTCTGGGAACCTAGACAAAGGAAAACAGCAATTGGCAGGATTCATTCCGTCCCTCCGTCACTAG TTAATGGTCATGTTTACGATACATATAGAGATGCTTGCTACGCGCTCGGTCTTTTGGATGAAGACTCCGAGTATGTGGAGGCAATAAAGGAAGCAAGTTTATCAGGAAGCGCTTCATATATTCGTAATTTATTTTGTACCATGTTGTTATCCGGTAGTCTTTCTAGACCTGAGGTTGTTTGGGAAAGTTCATGGAAATACATGACAGACGATTTTTTATATAGACTTCAAAAATACCATCGAGTTACAG CGTTATCAATTCCGGAGCACCAACTGAAAAACTATGCTTTGTGCGAGATTGAGAAGTTTTTACTGCGAAATTATTCATCCTTGCGAAGATTTCAAACAATGCCATTTCCAAATATGTCGTCTTCAGGTAGTTCAGATAGTCGTTTGATATACGAGGAGCGGGCCTATGATACAACACACCTTGGAAATCTTTACGATAGTCAGTTGACAATGTTAACTGATGAACAACGCTCTGTGTTTGAAGAAATTATGGCAGCAGTTAATGGTGATAACGGTGGGATTTTTTTCCTTTACGGCTATGGTGGAACAGGTAAAACATTTCTATGGAAGACATTGTCCGCTGCAATTAGATCAAAAGGTCAAATCGTCTTAAATGTTGCTTCAAGTGGAATTGCATCGTTGTTGTTAGATGGTGGCAGGACTGCACATTCCAGGTTTAACATACCTTTGAATCTTACTGAAGACTCTGTATGTAATATAAAACCAGAAAGTGACGTGTCTAAATTACTGCATGAGACGAAATTAATAATTTGGGATGAAGCACCTATGGTACACAAACATGCATTCGAAGCGCTGGATAGAACAATGAATGACGTTTTCAACATCGACCCATCTCTCAATTCAGACATCTGGTTTGGAGGTAAGGTAATTGTTTTTGGTGGCGATTTTAGACAAATATTACCTGTCGTTCCAAACGGTGGAAGACAAGAGATTGTTAATGCCTCCTTATGTTCGTCTTACTTGTGGAGTAAATGTAAATTGCTAAGATTAACAAGAAACATGAGGTTAACCGTTGGAAGGTCGACGGCAGATATTGAAGAAATAAACAGTTTTGCCAAATGGCTTTTGGATTTGGGTGAGGGTAATGTTGGTGGTCCAAATGATGGGGAAGCAACTATTCAAATACCACAAGATCTTCTGATTACTGATGAATCTGACCCAATTGCAAGTTTAATTGATTTTGTTTATCCATCAATCTTGCAAAACATCAAGAACCATAATTATTTCAGTGAGCGCGCTATACTTGCACCGAAGAATGATGTTGTGCATGAGATTAATGACAGGTTGCTATCAATGTTTCCTGGTGAAGAAAGAGAGTATCTTAGCTCTGACAGTCTTTGTCCGACCGAAGATGTAAATGCTACACAACAAAGAATATACTCTCCGGATGTGCTCAATGGTCTTAAAATATCAGGCTTACCAAATCATAGGTTGGTGCTAAAAGTTGGTGTTCCAGTAATGTTATTACGAAATATTGACCAACGGAATGGGTTGTGCAACGGTACAAGGCTACAAGTAAAAAAGTTGTACAACCGTGTAATAGAAGCCGAGATAATATCTGGTGCAAATATTGGTACTTCTACATATATACCTCGAATTAATTTGATTCCTTCTGATAAAAAGATTCCTTTTGCTTTTCAAATGAGGCAATTTCCACTTGCC GGTGAAAACAAGAGATAG
- the LOC110897667 gene encoding putative F-box protein At1g12855: MEKIDMEMVVDEIFTRLPAKAIDRFKSVSKYFRKELSTHNFELKHSRRTGNSLQKKLLSLKHTSIVIDDIVRGNLEVDTSKTITFPYNIDPSFLRIISSFNGLLLVCNERILCELILWNPTTRRFNLISDDYFNHRFDRNSDTGGMYFDEFNNLKVLHIKCYHNVATARVYSRRLDSWRKINFNNGSKFASSSYSWSPGTYSGKTIYFMVSNYWFPPGERNIVIFDVLSESFSVLRFPERMEVNPCQGHFLTISNKLRVIVVRRADELIADLFKFEHDDWVKVFSFDKPHIVDYQARQQRTNIIQDNKWLITSIWGDIVEVDLCNESFKYLQHVDNYNGPKGALFIETTV; this comes from the coding sequence ATGGAAAAGATTGACATGGAAATGGTTGTCgacgagattttcacaaggctcCCTGCCAAAGCTATAGATCGTTTCAAAAGTGTTTCGAAATATTTTCGTAAGGAGCTATCAACTCATAATTTTGAGTTGAAGCATTCTCGGCGGACTGGAAATTCACTACAAAAGAAACTACTCTCCTTGAAACATACGTCGATAGTCATCGACGACATAGTACGTGGGAATTTGGAAGTCGATACAAGCAAAACCATAACTTTTCCATACAATATCGATCCTTCCTTCTTACGTATTATATCATCTTTTAACGGACTGCTGTTAGTTTGCAATGAAAGGATTTTATGTGAGCTTATCCTTTGGAACCCAACAACGAGGCGCTTTAATTTGATATCCGACGACTACTTTAATCATCGTTTTGATCGGAACTCCGATACCGGTGGAATGTACTTTGACGAGTTCAACAATCTCAAAGTACTTCACATCAAATGTTACCATAACGTCGCTACTGCCCGTGTTTATTCACGACGTCTTGATTCATGGAGAAAAATAAATTTCAACAACGGATCTAAATTTGCTTCATCGTCTTATTCATGGTCTCCTGGGACTTATTCCggcaaaaccatatatttcatggtttcaaattattggttTCCACCGGGCGAGAGGAACATAGTTATTTTCGATGTTCTTTCTGAATCTTTCAGTGTACTTCGTTTTCCCGAGCGTATGGaagtcaatccttgccaaggACATTTTCTAACCATTTCGAACAAGCTCCGTGTGATTGTCGTCAGACGGGCTGATGAACTAATTGCTGATTTGTTCAAATTTGAACATGATGACTGGGTCAAGGTTTTTTCTTTCGATAAGCCTCACATAGTTGATTATCAGGCAAGGCAGCAAAGGACAAATATAATTCAAGACAACAAGTGGCTGATAACAAGTATTTGGGGTGATATTGTCGAAGTTGACTTGTGCAATGAATCTTTCAAATACCTTCAACATGTCGACAACTACAACGGTCCGAAAGGAGCCTTATTTATCGAGACCACTGTTTAG